The nucleotide sequence ATTGTCGTTCTCGATCCTCCTTTTTACGGCATTGATTACGGCCTTGTCCGTAGCAGGAGGAGGGATCATGTCCCTCGACGACGTGAGCCCCTCGCGGCCAAGGGCGGAGAGCGGAGCGATCTGGATATCGATATCGCCGGCCACTAACCTCTTTACGATCAGCTCGGCACATGCCACGTCCATGTAATCGGAGAAGAGCTCCCTGAACGCCTCCTCCTGTATCGCTGTCCCTTCGAAGAGATCGATCAGTTTGTGCATACTGAACTTCTCGTAGTCAGCATCCGCATCGATCGCACCGAATTTCTTGGCGATCTGAACCACCTTCCACCTGAATATGGCAGTTCTCTTGAGGGCGATCTCGAGAAGTCCGCGGATGTGATCGGGATCGATCGAGTTTATCGTTTCAAGAACATCCACCGCACCTATTTCCCTCGGGAGCCTCAGCAGTATCCTGTATGCACCGATCTCGACCCCTACCGTCGTCCCGAATCTCGCGCTGAGCAGGATTGATATCAACCGCCCAAGGGCTTCGTTCGCCTTGTGCCCCCCGCAGAGATTTATCACCACCCCTTCATCGTAGTGTTCGATCGTCATCAGCCGGTCGGATGCCACCGGTGATCTGGCGTGATCCATTCCGTCGAGGAACTGAAGGATGAAATTCTCCGAAACCTTGTCCGCATCATACTTGCCGAGCTTCCTCTTCCGGCGGATGCTGCCGCTCTCCTGCGCAACGGCGTAGGGAACCGGGATCTGCTCACCCTCCCATGACGGCAGTTCGCCTCTCATCTTCACCGCAGGTTCGACCTTCACCATCCCGTCCTCGATCGCGAGAACCTGCCACAACTGCCCCTTGGTAACGAAGACCGCACCGGTATGAATCCAGCTTATGACAAACGACTCGTCGAGGGTACCGACGATCCGGCGGGTCAGGATATCCAATATCTTCACCTTCTTCTCGTCGTGGATCATCGAAAGGTTCGAGTACATGTACTTCCTGCACCGCCCGGTTCGTATGACTGTTCCCGCATCGCGGCGGATCATCCTGTGATATTCAAGCTGCGNNNNNNNNNNNNNNNNNNNNNNNNNNNNNNNNNNNNNNNNNNNNNNNNNNNNNNNNNNNNNNNNNNNNNNGAAGCGGTTCGAAACTGTTGAAAACCGCAGACCTGCCAAGAATTTTCACGATCCTCTCTTCAGGGATCTCGCCGTATTCGAGCGCCATCGCGGAGACCTGGTTCGCAATAACGTCGGCGGCATTCTCCGGGATCACCACGTCTTCGCACTCGTTCGACATCGCCTTCTTCGCAATCACGAGCGACTCGACAAGATCGTCGAAGCCGGTTGCAAGTATAGTCCCTCTCGAAACCGTGTCCAGCCTGTGCCCCGCCCGCCCGACACGCTGGAGGAGACGCGAGACCTCACGCGGAGAGCCGAACTGGAGGACATGCCCGATATGGCCTATGTCGAGCCCGAGCTCCATCGAGGACGTGCAGATCAACGCCTTCACCTTCCGGTTTTTGAACTTCTCCTCGGCCTCGATCCTCACCTCCCTCGAAAGCGAGCCGTGGTGCACCTCGACATCCCCGCGATCGAAGAGCTGCTGGCCGAGCGCCTCCGCAGTGGTGCGGGTGTTGACGAATATCAGGACGGACTCGTTCTTATCGATAAGTTTCGATACGAACTTCGCCTGCGACGAAAACTCGCCTCCCGCGTACTTCACGTCGATGGAAAGCCTCGGGGCCGAAGGGATGTTCACGAGATGATACGGCCGGTCCCCGCAGAGGAAACGGGTGACATCTTCCGGATTTCCGACAGTCGCCGAGAGGGCGATCCTCTGGAACTCCCCTGCCTGTTCGACGATCCGTTCGAGTGCAACCGAGAGCTGGGCGCCCCTCTTGCTTCCGGCAAGCTCATGGATCTCGTCGATAACGACATACCTGACACTCTTCAGGTGCTCCCTCAGGTTCTTTCCCATGAAGAGTGCCTGGACGGTCTCGGGTGTGGTTATCAGGAGGTCGGGCGGATTTTTCGACTGGCGTGCCCTCTCCGCCTGTGTCGTATCGCCGTGACGGACGCCTACGGTCAGGCCGAGCTCTCCGCACCACCATTCGAGTCTTGAGAGGATGTCGCGGTTCAACGACCGGAGTGGAGTGATATAGAGTGCACGGAATCCCCTGCCCCTGTTCTCATCCCTGAGGAGCTTGTGGAATACCGGAAGCATCGCGCTCTCGGTCTTTCCCGTTCCTGTCGGTGCGATGCAGAGCGTATGATGCCCCTGCATGATCGGCGGTATCGCCTCCTCCTGGGTGTCGGAGAGTTCTTCGAAGCTCCTTTTGTCGAGAAGCTTCCGGATCTCCGCATCAAGCATATCAATCGCTTTTGGCAGCGATGATCCCCCCTATGGTATCGATATATGTCCCGTCCGCGAGGAAGACGTCGGCGGTCTCCTCTTTAATGCACCTAGAAAGAGGGCTCAGCCCGCTCTTCTTCATTTCGCAGACGTCCATTCCTCCCGCAAGCTCAAAGAACGCCGGGGCGAAGAGGACGCGGGTTCCCGGCCGGAGACCTTTCATATCGAGCAGTTCATCGTCGATCTCCGCGAGGACGAATGACGGGACACCTCTCATGAAGCAGCCGACTTCGTCGTAAAGATGAACGACCGGGTGATGATGCCCCACGACGATCAGGCCGCCGGTAATCTCAGGGGATGGAAAAGTATGTCCGTGCATATAGCCGGTATTCCTGATCATGCAGCCTGTCTTCGGGAGGAGTTCGTCTTTGCGAAGAAACAGCTCGATTCCCACGTCGTGGTTTCCGGGAAGAACCTTCAGGTCGATCTTCGCCCTGATCGCATCAAGGATCTCGGGCATCTCCCTCTTCTCCTGCCACGATGTGACCGGAACAGAATCCTTCACGTCCCCGAGTAGCAGGAGGAGATCAGCGCCCGAGACATCTATGCAGTCCAGCAGCCTCCGGAGCCTTTCCGGGGTATTGCTCATGATATGAACGCCCTTCCTGGACAACTCGGACTCCGCCCCGAAATGTGTGTCAGCTACGACAAGTATCCTCAGGTCGTCCTCTTCGACGACAAACGCAGGGCCCTCCGGGAGAAATTCGGGTTTCATACTACTGATAAAAATAAAATAACCAAACGGCTACAGCCGCCTTATGTACCCGCCGGCAGGGAGATAGCACTCGCCATCCTCCACAAGCGATCCTATTGTTCTTTTTATATCCGCTTCGCTTAGTCCGGACGATTTACAGGTATTAATCAGATCTTCGACCAGCATTCCCTTTTTACCTGAATTGATATCAATAATCTCCAGTATCTTCTCCGAATAGTCGGGGCTCCCGGGAGAGCCGGAGCCGTCCTCTCCTGAAGATGAAGATTCGCAGACCGCATCAAAAACACGTTCTACAAACCCAGCGTAGCGGCACATATCCTTCAGGTCCGGTTTCGCATTTTCATTATCAAGAGATGTCTCCATCCTCTCTATAGTATCCCGGAGGACAGCACATGCCCATGAATCCCGGGCACTCCTGTCCACGGGAATTACCGCTTCGGCAATAATGTGCATCCCGCCGTCAGCAGTCGCCTTCCCCGTAACAGATACAAACGAGGGAACCTCTGCTCCTGCAAGAGACCTGCCTGTTGATGAATCCTTTTTCCCGCCGTCCACAAGGAAGACACCTGTCGGATCCGAAACTCTCGCAGTAACCTTCCCTGAAACACGGGATGTTTCAACCCCGGAAACAGCTCCTGCAACACTGACCGTATCGAACACCTCCCCGAGAGGCGAGATGCAGCCACCGGCACCAGACTCTGCCGATTCGTTGAATTCAAAGGCGAACAGCCCTTTTGCAGGATGCAGCATACTTAAAATAAATCTCCGGAGTTACAAATAAAATCTTACCCGTCATGCAATAATAGGATCGATGATGCCATAATAAATCAAAACAAAACCTAAAGACATTGCCTGAATAATACAGCATTATACACCACTGATACAGCATTACCTTTTGAGAGGTCATAGCGGATGGACGAGAACAATACGATATGGACGGAAAAATACAGGCCGAAGACCCTTGACGACGTTGTCGGGCAGAAGGAGATCGTCGCACGCCTGAAATCATATGTCAAAACCGGCAGCCTGCCACACCTCCTCTTCACGGGCCCGGCGGGGATCGGCAAGACAACCTCGGCGGTCGCCCTCGCCAGGGAATTCTTCGGGGAGAACTGGCAGGTCAACTTCAGGGAGCTGAACGCATCGGACGAGAGGGGAATCGATGTGGTACGAAACCAGATCAAGCAGTTCGCACGGACGGCGCCGATGGGCGGTGCGGAGTTCAAGATCCTCTTCCTCGACGAGGCCGACGCACTCACGAACGATGCGCAGGCGGCGCTAAGGAGAACGATGGAGAACTACGCGTATACGTGCAGGTTCATCCTCTCGTGCAACTACTCGTCGAAGATCATCGATCCCATCCAGAGCAGGTGCGCAATATACCGCTTCAGGCCGCTCGACAGGGAGGCGGTAACCGAGGAGCTCAACAGGATCGCAAAGACCGAAGGGCTCAGCATAACCGAAGACGCCATGAGTGCAATCATCTACGTTGCACAGGGCGACATGCGAAAGGCGATAAACGCACTCCAGGGCGGAGCGATCATAAGCCCTGAGATAAAAGAGGAGATGATCTACGAGATCACGTCGACCGCAAGACCGGACGAGATCAGGGAGCTTCTCAGTATAATAATGGACGGCAACTTTAATGCCGCGGAGCACAAACTGAACGGGCTCATCACGGGGAGGGGGATCGCCCCGCTCGAACTTCTCAACCAGTTCTACAGGACTCTCATAGACAACCAGGAGATCGACAGAAAGCTGAAGGTCGAGATGATCAGCCATCTCGGAGATGCTGACTTCAGGATCAGCGAGGGGGCGAACCCGAACATCCAGATGGAAGCCCTGCTTGCAAAGTGCATTCTCAGCGCAGAGAACAGCGTCAAATAAGGACGGAGAACCAGGAGGATTAACAGGTGGCCGAAGAAGAAGAGGTAAAGATAACCGATAAGGCGGGAGACTGGAACCGCTTTTTAAAGAAGCATTACAAGGCGGAGCTCGGCGAGATCGCAAGGGAGTTCCCGCACAAAAAATCTCTCGTAATCGACTATCGCAAGCTGGAGAAGCACGGAAAAAAAGGTCTTGAGCTCGCAGACGAGCTCCTCAGGAACCCGGGGAAGGTCATCGAGGATGTCAGGGACGCGGTAAAGAACTACAACCTGATCTTTACCCGTGACGAAGAGGAAAAGGCCGACTACATCAATATCAGGTTCATCGGGCTCCCGAAGAAGGTCGCGGTAAGGGACATCAGGGCGGACGATATCAATACCTACATCTCGGTCGAGGGTATCGTCAGGAAGGTCACCGAGGTCCGGCCCCGCCTGACCTATGCCGTCTTCCGGTGTCTCCAGTGTGGAACGCTCACCCCGCCCATAAAGCAGGGCTATGGAAAATTCCAGGAACCATACAGGCCGTGCACCCAGTGCGAGCGGCAGACCAAGATGGAGATCGTCCCGTCGCTCTCGAAATTTGTGGACGTCCAGAAGATACGAATCCAGGAGTCGCCCGAGGGTCTAAGGGGCGGAGAGCAGCCTCAGACGATCGACGTGGACGTGACCGACGATCTCGTCGCACTTGCCGCACCCGGCGACAGGATAATAATCAACGGAATCCTGCGATCGATCCAGCGGGTGTCCTACGGGAACAAGAGCTCCCTCTTCGACATCTACATCGAGGCGAACTCGATCGAGATGGGCGAAAAGGAGTTCGAAGAAGTAAACATCAGCGACGAGGACGAAAAGGCGATCGTAGAGCTGAGTAAGGATCACGAGGTCTATCGGAAATTTGCAAGCTCGATCGCACCGTCCATCTACGGAAACGAGGAGGTCAAGGAGGCGATATCGCTGATCCTCTTCGGCGGTATCATGAAGGAGCTGCCCGACGGCAGTCACCTCAGGGGCGACATCCATATGCTCCTCGTAGGTGACCCGGGTATTGCAAAGTCGCAGATGCTGAGATATGTCATAAAGCTCTCGCCACGTGGAATATATACGAGCGGAAAGTCCTCGACATCCGCAGGTCTCACTGCAACGGCCGTCAAGGATGAGTTCGGCGACGGAAGGTGGACTCTTGAGGCCGGAGCTCTCGTCCTTGCGGACATGGGTATCGCGGCAGTGGATGAGATGGACAAGATGGCGAGGGAGGACCGGAGTGCACTTCACGAGGCGATGGAACAGCAGTCGATCTCGATCGCGAAGGCCGGAATCACCGCCACCCTGAAGTCGAGATGCGCACTGCTCGGTGCGGCGAACCCGAAGATGGGACGGTTCGACGAGTACGCACCTATGGCCGAACAGATCAACATGCCGCCGTCGCTCCTCTCCCGTTTCGACCTGATATTCGTCATGAAGGACCAGCCCAACGAAGCACTCGACCGTGCGATCGGTGAGCATATCCTGAAGTCGCACAGGGTCGGAGAGCTGATCGAGCACATAAAGAAAGAGCCGATCGAAGGTGTCGATTCGGACTACATCGAGCAGGCGTTGAAACCGGTCACGCCGGAGATCGAACCGGGGCTGTTCAGGAAATACATCGCATATGCAAAGAGGAACTGCTTCCCGATCCTCACCGACGAGGCAAAGGAGCAGCTCATGCACTACTACCTCAACCTGAGGGGTCTTGCCGACGAGAACAAACCTGTCCCTGTGACTGCAAGGCAGCTCGAAGCACTCGTCAGGCTCGGGGAGGCGAGTGCCAGGCTCAGGCTCAGCAAGAAGATCGAGGGAGAGGACGCAGAAAGGGTCGTCAGGATCGTAGACCGTTGCCTGAAGGACGTCGCATACGACCCGAACAGCGGCACATTCGACATCGACAAGCTCGTGACCGGCATCCCCAAACAGAGGCGCGACATCATCAGGGAGATAAAGGAGACTATCCGCAGCACAGCCGATGAATCCGGATATGCAAAGATCGATGTCGTCATCGAGACCATGGAGCAGAAGGGCCACCACAAGGACGATGTAAGGAAGAGGATCGACGACATGCTCCGGACCGGAGAGGCGATGGAGCCGAGGCACGGAATTATCAAATTAATATAGATAAGAAAGCAAAAGAAAAAATCAATATTCGTGATAATATGGACGATAAGATACAGGCCGCATTCGAAGCGGGAATAAAACTCGGGGCTCTCTACCACCAGTGGGTAGGAACGCCCATCTCGCCTGAAACCGCACATACCGTAGAGACTGCGATCGAGAACGCCGTCGGGCTCCAGCCCTTTGTAACGGATATAAAAGTCAGGATAGATACCGGACTAATGGTCCTAAACTCCTTCGGCTACAGCGAACTCGCCGGAAAGATGTTCGACGTCTCGATCACCACGAAGGTCGGCGATGCAGTATGCCGTGCGAAGCTCGCACTCGAGAACGAATACCCGCTGATGAAGATTCTCAGCATAGAATGAAACAATAAAACCATGAAACCCCCGCAGATCCCCATAACCGACGACCACATTCACATCGATCCCGTGAACGGCCGCGGGATGGAGGCGGTAAAAGATTTCAAAAGATCCGGCGGGACACATATGTTCCT is from Methanolacinia paynteri and encodes:
- a CDS encoding dihydroneopterin aldolase family protein: MDDKIQAAFEAGIKLGALYHQWVGTPISPETAHTVETAIENAVGLQPFVTDIKVRIDTGLMVLNSFGYSELAGKMFDVSITTKVGDAVCRAKLALENEYPLMKILSIE
- a CDS encoding minichromosome maintenance protein MCM, whose product is MAEEEEVKITDKAGDWNRFLKKHYKAELGEIAREFPHKKSLVIDYRKLEKHGKKGLELADELLRNPGKVIEDVRDAVKNYNLIFTRDEEEKADYINIRFIGLPKKVAVRDIRADDINTYISVEGIVRKVTEVRPRLTYAVFRCLQCGTLTPPIKQGYGKFQEPYRPCTQCERQTKMEIVPSLSKFVDVQKIRIQESPEGLRGGEQPQTIDVDVTDDLVALAAPGDRIIINGILRSIQRVSYGNKSSLFDIYIEANSIEMGEKEFEEVNISDEDEKAIVELSKDHEVYRKFASSIAPSIYGNEEVKEAISLILFGGIMKELPDGSHLRGDIHMLLVGDPGIAKSQMLRYVIKLSPRGIYTSGKSSTSAGLTATAVKDEFGDGRWTLEAGALVLADMGIAAVDEMDKMAREDRSALHEAMEQQSISIAKAGITATLKSRCALLGAANPKMGRFDEYAPMAEQINMPPSLLSRFDLIFVMKDQPNEALDRAIGEHILKSHRVGELIEHIKKEPIEGVDSDYIEQALKPVTPEIEPGLFRKYIAYAKRNCFPILTDEAKEQLMHYYLNLRGLADENKPVPVTARQLEALVRLGEASARLRLSKKIEGEDAERVVRIVDRCLKDVAYDPNSGTFDIDKLVTGIPKQRRDIIREIKETIRSTADESGYAKIDVVIETMEQKGHHKDDVRKRIDDMLRTGEAMEPRHGIIKLI
- a CDS encoding replication factor C small subunit — encoded protein: MDENNTIWTEKYRPKTLDDVVGQKEIVARLKSYVKTGSLPHLLFTGPAGIGKTTSAVALAREFFGENWQVNFRELNASDERGIDVVRNQIKQFARTAPMGGAEFKILFLDEADALTNDAQAALRRTMENYAYTCRFILSCNYSSKIIDPIQSRCAIYRFRPLDREAVTEELNRIAKTEGLSITEDAMSAIIYVAQGDMRKAINALQGGAIISPEIKEEMIYEITSTARPDEIRELLSIIMDGNFNAAEHKLNGLITGRGIAPLELLNQFYRTLIDNQEIDRKLKVEMISHLGDADFRISEGANPNIQMEALLAKCILSAENSVK
- a CDS encoding DEAD/DEAH box helicase; translation: MLDAEIRKLLDKRSFEELSDTQEEAIPPIMQGHHTLCIAPTGTGKTESAMLPVFHKLLRDENRGRGFRALYITPLRSLNRDILSRLEWWCGELGLTVGVRHGDTTQAERARQSKNPPDLLITTPETVQALFMGKNLREHLKSVRYVVIDEIHELAGSKRGAQLSVALERIVEQAGEFQRIALSATVGNPEDVTRFLCGDRPYHLVNIPSAPRLSIDVKYAGGEFSSQAKFVSKLIDKNESVLIFVNTRTTAEALGQQLFDRGDVEVHHGSLSREVRIEAEEKFKNRKVKALICTSSMELGLDIGHIGHVLQFGSPREVSRLLQRVGRAGHRLDTVSRGTILATGFDDLVESLVIAKKAMSNECEDVVIPENAADVIANQVSAMALEYGEIPEERIVKILGRSAVFNSFEPL
- a CDS encoding metallophosphoesterase gives rise to the protein MKPEFLPEGPAFVVEEDDLRILVVADTHFGAESELSRKGVHIMSNTPERLRRLLDCIDVSGADLLLLLGDVKDSVPVTSWQEKREMPEILDAIRAKIDLKVLPGNHDVGIELFLRKDELLPKTGCMIRNTGYMHGHTFPSPEITGGLIVVGHHHPVVHLYDEVGCFMRGVPSFVLAEIDDELLDMKGLRPGTRVLFAPAFFELAGGMDVCEMKKSGLSPLSRCIKEETADVFLADGTYIDTIGGIIAAKSD